One segment of Pseudomonadota bacterium DNA contains the following:
- the leuC gene encoding 3-isopropylmalate dehydratase large subunit, whose protein sequence is MGMTITEKILASHAEKKVVEPGEIIDARIDLALANDITAPLSLEEFERVGAEKVFDREKVVFVLDHFTPNKDIPSAENCKKIREFSKRYGIKYLYEGGSCGIEHALLPEEGLVVPGDLVIGADSHTCTYGALGAFSTGVGSTDLTYGMVTGRIWLKVPESIKFLCYGKWQRWVTGKDLILHIIATIGVDGALYASMEFEGEAISALSMDSRFTIANMAIEAGAKNGIFKVDETTIAYVKERGKRPYTLFESDSNARYKDVFEINVAKVGLNVACPSLPSNVKDVQALKNINIDQVVIGSCTNGRLEDLEVASRILKGKKVAKYTRCIVIPATPKIYYEAMKRGYFEIFLEAGCIISPPTCGPCLGGHMGVLAKGERAVATTNRNFVGRMGHPGSEVYLSGPAVAAASAIKGEIAHPDEVA, encoded by the coding sequence ATGGGTATGACTATCACAGAGAAGATACTTGCGTCACATGCAGAAAAAAAGGTTGTAGAGCCTGGTGAAATCATTGATGCAAGGATTGACCTTGCCCTCGCTAACGACATTACAGCACCGCTATCCCTTGAAGAATTTGAAAGGGTTGGCGCTGAAAAGGTTTTTGATCGTGAGAAGGTTGTGTTTGTACTGGATCACTTCACCCCCAATAAGGATATACCTTCTGCAGAGAATTGTAAGAAGATAAGGGAGTTTTCAAAGAGGTATGGCATAAAATATCTATATGAGGGAGGGTCATGTGGTATTGAACACGCACTCCTCCCGGAAGAGGGACTTGTGGTACCAGGCGATTTAGTAATAGGAGCGGATAGCCATACCTGTACCTATGGAGCACTTGGTGCCTTCTCCACCGGTGTTGGAAGCACGGATTTAACCTACGGTATGGTTACCGGGCGTATATGGCTCAAGGTACCTGAGAGCATTAAATTTCTCTGCTATGGAAAATGGCAGAGATGGGTTACGGGGAAAGACCTTATACTCCATATAATCGCAACAATAGGAGTAGACGGTGCACTCTATGCCTCAATGGAATTTGAAGGGGAAGCCATATCTGCCCTTTCAATGGACTCACGTTTTACCATTGCCAATATGGCAATTGAGGCAGGGGCAAAAAATGGAATATTCAAGGTAGATGAAACCACCATAGCCTATGTGAAAGAGAGAGGGAAAAGACCTTATACTCTATTCGAGAGCGATAGCAATGCACGCTATAAAGATGTTTTTGAGATTAATGTGGCTAAGGTAGGGTTAAATGTTGCATGTCCATCGCTCCCGTCTAATGTGAAGGATGTACAGGCCCTGAAAAATATAAATATTGACCAGGTTGTAATCGGTTCCTGCACGAATGGAAGACTCGAAGATCTGGAGGTTGCATCCAGGATATTAAAAGGGAAAAAGGTTGCAAAATATACGAGATGCATTGTTATCCCTGCCACACCAAAGATTTATTATGAAGCCATGAAGCGTGGATATTTCGAGATTTTTCTTGAAGCAGGTTGTATAATATCACCACCAACGTGCGGTCCTTGTCTTGGAGGACACATGGGTGTGCTTGCCAAAGGGGAAAGGGCAGTAGCCACAACAAATAGAAATTTTGTTGGGAGGATGGGACATCCAGGAAGTGAGGTTTACCTTTCAGGCCCGGCAGTTGCGGCAGCAAGCGCCATAAAAGGGGAGATAGCCCATCCGGATGAAGTTGCATAA
- a CDS encoding 3-isopropylmalate dehydratase small subunit, translated as MILKGRVWKFGDNIDTDVIIPARYLAYTDPKVLGEHCMEPISPSFHKEVKKGDIIVGGLNFGCGSSREHAAIAISALGIPLVIAKSFARIFYRNAFNKGLALLEADIEKDIREGELIEVDLSKGVIRWKKKEVKAKPIPPFMVELINEGGLINYLKKKLEESNERV; from the coding sequence ATGATATTGAAGGGAAGGGTTTGGAAGTTTGGAGACAATATAGATACGGATGTGATTATCCCTGCAAGGTATCTTGCATATACAGATCCAAAGGTACTTGGGGAGCATTGCATGGAACCTATATCCCCTTCATTTCATAAAGAAGTGAAAAAGGGGGATATTATAGTAGGGGGGTTAAATTTCGGCTGTGGTTCTTCAAGGGAACATGCCGCCATTGCCATATCTGCCCTCGGTATACCCCTTGTAATAGCAAAAAGTTTTGCAAGGATATTCTATAGGAATGCATTCAATAAGGGGCTTGCACTTTTAGAGGCAGATATAGAGAAAGACATTCGGGAAGGGGAATTGATAGAGGTTGACCTTTCTAAAGGGGTTATAAGATGGAAGAAAAAAGAGGTTAAGGCAAAGCCCATCCCGCCCTTTATGGTAGAGCTTATTAACGAGGGCGGATTGATAAACTATCTTAAAAAGAAACTGGAGGAATCAAATGAAAGAGTATAA
- a CDS encoding aspartate-semialdehyde dehydrogenase: MKEYNVAVVGATGAVGNEMVTTLEERRFPVRKLTLLASSRSVGKTLTFKGRGLPIEELKEDSFKGIDIGLFSPGGAVSLKFAPIAAASGCVVIDNTSAFRMEPDIPLVVPEVNEHAVAGYKNRGIIANPNCSTIQMVVVLKPLHDAARIKRVVVSTYQAVSGTGKKAIYELEQQVLAIYSQKEIVKKVYPYQIAFNCLPHIDAFLENGYTKEEMKMVNETRKIMEDSIQVTATTVRVPVFYGHSESVNVEFEKDLSPDTARKILRKAPGVKVVDNPSKNKYPMAIHAAGRDETFVGRIRRDESIPHGLNMWIVADNIRKGAALNAVQIAEVLIKKYL; the protein is encoded by the coding sequence ATGAAAGAGTATAATGTAGCTGTTGTTGGCGCTACCGGTGCCGTTGGCAACGAGATGGTGACAACACTTGAAGAGAGAAGGTTTCCTGTAAGGAAGCTCACCCTTCTTGCCTCGTCAAGGAGTGTGGGGAAAACCTTAACCTTCAAAGGAAGGGGATTACCAATAGAGGAATTAAAGGAGGATTCTTTTAAGGGTATTGATATTGGACTATTTTCACCGGGTGGTGCAGTAAGCTTGAAGTTTGCACCTATTGCAGCAGCGAGCGGGTGTGTGGTGATAGATAACACATCTGCCTTCAGGATGGAACCCGATATTCCCCTTGTGGTGCCTGAAGTGAATGAACATGCGGTTGCAGGATATAAAAATAGGGGTATTATCGCCAATCCGAACTGCTCTACCATCCAGATGGTGGTCGTATTAAAGCCCCTCCATGATGCTGCAAGAATTAAAAGGGTTGTGGTTTCCACGTATCAGGCAGTTTCAGGCACAGGGAAAAAGGCAATCTATGAATTGGAACAGCAGGTACTTGCTATATACAGCCAGAAAGAGATTGTGAAGAAAGTATATCCATACCAGATAGCATTTAACTGTCTCCCCCATATCGATGCCTTCCTTGAGAACGGATACACGAAAGAAGAGATGAAGATGGTGAACGAAACGAGAAAGATTATGGAAGATAGCATACAGGTTACCGCGACAACGGTAAGGGTGCCGGTTTTTTATGGCCATTCCGAATCCGTAAATGTTGAATTCGAGAAAGATTTGAGTCCTGATACGGCAAGAAAAATCCTGAGGAAGGCACCTGGCGTGAAGGTAGTTGATAATCCTTCAAAAAATAAATATCCCATGGCGATACATGCAGCAGGCAGGGATGAAACATTTGTGGGAAGGATAAGGAGAGACGAGTCCATTCCCCATGGGTTAAACATGTGGATTGTGGCAGATAACATAAGAAAAGGTGCCGCCTTAAATGCAGTCCAGATTGCAGAGGTGTTGATTAAGAAGTACCTGTAG